A region from the Variovorax paradoxus genome encodes:
- a CDS encoding fimbria/pilus outer membrane usher protein: MSFAAQAENAAAGSGSSLVAPAEGELAGPTGSDLYLDLSLNGNPQGLVHFGLRGQELWASAATLRQLGFVLPAGVSDPVRLKSLPGLQIKYDAATQSVAINASADVLRLPTTVVDTSTTIVPKASASPGLLLNYDLYGTQGRGNTSSLNALTELRAFTGSTVLSNTMMSRSARLPGEGWTHDSVRLDTTLSTSFPEDMLTLRVGDTTTAALPWSRSTRIGGIQLSRNFALQPYRTTTPLPAFLGAAALPSQVELYINGMRQYTGQVPAGPFQLKTVPSINGAGNAQVVLTDAFGRATTLDFSLYDTQRLLEAGLSDWSVDLGMVRKDYGLRSFEYGSDPAASGTWRYGVNNSFTMEAHGEATKGLVKAGVGGAWLLGQSGVLAGAVARSSYRSEQGSLANLGYSWRDNHFNFAVEGTRTYGEYGDVASLYGSAPARGSGRASIGYTTGSFGSFGLSFLYLRYPAQQPTRLASVYWFSAIGRGASVNVSLNQNLDNRRERSLYVGFTWALDGKITASTGVQRDGDRTTFSADAQSSIPGEGGIGWRAGLRQGGGQNGGQAEVDYLGRYGRAMAGISVLGDSRYAYAGATGSIAFMGGQPFAARRIDDAFAVVSTDGIAGVPVRLENRDIGTTDSHGMLLVAPLRAYQNNQLSIDPMQLPADVRIERVKTVATPSDRAGTLVRFGIAPINAAALLLADEAGKPLPLGSRVRANGGTGEPALVGFDGAVYLESLQPRNTLDVQTPGGRCRASFDYRKDGAGIPQIGPLRCIREARTP; encoded by the coding sequence GAGAATGCCGCAGCCGGCTCGGGCTCATCTTTGGTCGCGCCCGCGGAGGGCGAGCTGGCCGGCCCCACCGGCAGCGACCTCTACCTGGACCTGAGCCTCAACGGCAACCCGCAGGGGCTGGTGCACTTTGGCCTGCGCGGCCAGGAGCTGTGGGCCAGCGCCGCCACGCTGCGGCAGCTGGGCTTTGTGCTGCCGGCGGGCGTGTCCGACCCGGTGCGGCTCAAGAGCCTTCCGGGGTTGCAGATCAAGTACGACGCCGCCACCCAGAGCGTTGCAATCAACGCCTCCGCCGATGTGCTGCGACTGCCCACGACGGTGGTCGACACGTCGACGACCATCGTGCCCAAGGCCAGCGCTTCGCCCGGCCTGCTGCTCAACTACGACCTGTATGGCACGCAGGGCCGCGGCAACACGTCGAGCCTGAACGCGCTGACCGAGTTGCGCGCGTTCACCGGAAGCACGGTGCTCAGCAACACGATGATGTCGCGCTCGGCGCGCCTTCCGGGCGAAGGCTGGACGCACGACTCGGTGCGGCTGGACACGACGCTGAGCACCTCGTTCCCTGAAGACATGCTGACGCTTCGCGTGGGCGACACCACTACGGCCGCGCTGCCGTGGTCGCGCTCCACGCGCATCGGCGGCATCCAGCTGTCGCGCAACTTTGCGCTGCAGCCCTATCGCACGACCACGCCGCTGCCGGCCTTCCTGGGGGCGGCCGCGCTGCCTTCGCAGGTGGAGCTGTACATCAACGGCATGCGCCAGTACACGGGCCAGGTGCCGGCGGGGCCGTTTCAACTGAAGACGGTGCCGAGCATCAATGGTGCAGGCAATGCCCAGGTGGTGTTGACCGATGCCTTCGGCCGTGCGACGACGCTCGACTTTTCGTTGTACGACACGCAGCGGCTGCTGGAGGCGGGCCTGTCGGACTGGTCGGTGGACCTGGGCATGGTGCGCAAGGACTACGGCCTGCGCTCGTTCGAATACGGCAGCGATCCGGCGGCCAGCGGCACCTGGCGCTATGGCGTGAACAACAGCTTCACGATGGAAGCGCATGGCGAAGCCACCAAGGGATTGGTGAAGGCCGGCGTGGGCGGCGCCTGGCTGCTCGGCCAGAGCGGTGTGCTGGCGGGCGCGGTGGCGCGCAGCAGCTACCGCTCGGAGCAAGGCTCGCTGGCCAACCTGGGCTACAGCTGGCGCGACAACCACTTCAACTTTGCGGTCGAAGGCACGCGCACCTACGGCGAGTACGGCGACGTGGCGTCGCTGTACGGCAGCGCGCCCGCGCGCGGATCGGGCCGCGCCTCGATCGGCTACACCACGGGGAGCTTCGGCAGCTTTGGCCTGAGCTTCCTGTACCTGCGCTATCCGGCGCAGCAGCCGACGCGGCTGGCCAGCGTCTACTGGTTCAGCGCGATAGGCCGCGGCGCCTCGGTGAACGTGAGCCTCAACCAGAACCTGGACAACCGCCGCGAGCGCAGCCTGTACGTCGGCTTCACCTGGGCGCTGGACGGCAAGATCACGGCCAGCACCGGCGTGCAGCGCGACGGCGACCGCACCACCTTCTCGGCCGACGCGCAAAGCTCGATTCCGGGCGAAGGCGGCATCGGCTGGCGCGCCGGCCTGCGCCAAGGCGGCGGCCAGAACGGCGGCCAGGCCGAGGTCGACTACCTGGGCCGCTACGGCCGCGCGATGGCCGGCATCAGCGTGCTGGGCGACAGCCGCTATGCCTACGCGGGCGCCACGGGTTCGATCGCGTTCATGGGCGGCCAGCCCTTTGCGGCGCGGCGCATCGACGATGCCTTTGCGGTGGTTTCCACCGACGGCATTGCGGGCGTGCCGGTGAGGCTGGAGAACCGCGACATCGGCACCACCGACAGCCACGGCATGCTGCTGGTGGCACCGCTGCGGGCCTACCAGAACAACCAGCTGTCGATCGACCCGATGCAGTTGCCGGCGGACGTGCGGATCGAGCGCGTGAAAACGGTGGCCACGCCGAGCGACCGCGCCGGCACGCTGGTGCGCTTTGGCATCGCGCCGATCAATGCGGCGGCGCTGCTGCTGGCGGACGAGGCGGGCAAGCCGCTGCCGCTGGGCAGCCGCGTACGCGCGAACGGCGGCACCGGCGAGCCGGCGCTGGTCGGCTTTGACGGCGCGGTGTACCTGGAGTCTCTGCAGCCGCGCAACACGCTCGACGTGCAGACGCCGGGCGGGCGCTGCCGCGCGAGCTTCGACTATCGCAAGGACGGCGCGGGCATTCCGCAGATCGGACCGCTGCGCTGCATCAGGGAGGCCAGGACGCCATGA